In Mustela erminea isolate mMusErm1 chromosome 7, mMusErm1.Pri, whole genome shotgun sequence, the genomic stretch GGCACCCCGCTCCTCACCCTAGCTGTCCCGCTCCTGCCCCGCGCTCTGCCCCGTGGAGCCCGGACCACAGCCCGGCCAGGGGCCAGCTCAGCTGGGGCTCACCCGCTGGTGCGGGGGGAGACAGGCCCAGACCCCGGCTCTCCACAACCACAACCGAGCCAGCTCTGGTCTCTCAGGGCCCCCCAGAGCCCCAGGTGGTCACAGTGGGCCCCGCGGGAGCCCCACGTGCCTGAGGGCAGGCAGCGGGCTGGGGGGTGTCTGGCCAGTGACAGCAGTGCCCCGGCCCCCTGCCGTGGCTGAGCCACGACTACGTTCGGCGCCGCTTGGCAGCGCTGGGGCTGGAGGGGTTGCTGTTCGCCGTCAGGACTTTGTCGGTGACCCGGCTGCGCTTCCGCTTGTCTGCCCCTTCCTTGGACCCCAAGTCCGAAGGGTTCTTGTCTTTGCTGGACTTTTCTGCTGCTTTTCCCAAGCTTCCTGAAGACGAAAAAACTGGGAGACAAAATCATTTGGCTGAAAACAGAATATCCAgagttttatttcatcttcttacCAAATTCTAGAAACCTGCACCTACACAAGGCACTCTGGGCTGGGGCTGCCACGGGGCCTGCGGAGAGCTGGGTCCCTGAGGATGCGCCGCCTTGCAGCCCTGGGCCGCAGGACCCTGCCCGCCTGCCCACCGACCCTGCCTCGTGGAGCTCGGCTGTGCCCGCTGCCTGGCAGCTGGCGCTGGACCTGAGGTCTCCGGGGCCTGCTCGTAGCGTGGGCTGCCCACGCCGCCACCCGAGGCTCCCACCCAAGCGGACGGAGGAGCGGACAGGACAACTTGGCCACAAGCGGACTGGACAcccaggctggggatgggggtgctgCTCGTGGGGCCTAGGGGAGGGTCTGGGGTGGCCCCCACTCACCATCGTCAGCCCCGTTGTGGGGGTCCACAtcttccttcatttcctccttcatttcttcttcaatgACCACTTTTCCTGTGGGGCGACAGCTGACGTTTACCAAAACGGCGGGAGACGTGGCCCTGCCCAATGCTGCGGACGGCTCAGGCCGGGGACGGCTGTGTGTGTGGTTCTCAGCTGCCGCCAGGCCGCTTTCAAAGAGAGCCGACTGTTCTAGAACGAGCTCCTCCACAACCCGAGGCTCCCCGGACCGCCCCTTCCCCAGTCCACCTGGGCCAAGAATCACCACGCCAGTGACCCTCCCCAACTCCCTGAGGCTCGTGACCTTCACCCTGACATCACCACCCTCGCCGCATCCTGCCTCCTAATCCCGGGCCAGACCCCACCAGGCGGAGCCTCACCTTCTCGGACTTCGTGAATGATTTCTTCAGGAAGGACAAAATTCCTCTCTGGGTTTGGGAATGGAAGAATCTCCGATTCGTGCTGATGGCAAAAACGGCGATTTTgttatagaaacaaagaaaaaaccacGATTTTAGCAAGTCACCAAATACGTGGAAGAGCCAGCTTCGCGGCACCTGACAGACGCGGAGTCACGGAGTCACAGGGGCTGCGGAGG encodes the following:
- the MRGBP gene encoding MRG/MORF4L-binding protein, which produces MGEAEVGGGGAPGDKGPGEAATSPAEETVVWSPEVEVCLFHAMLGHKPVGVNRHFHMICIRDKFSQNIGRQVPSKVIWDHLSTMYDMQALHESEILPFPNPERNFVLPEEIIHEVREGKVVIEEEMKEEMKEDVDPHNGADDVFSSSGSLGKAAEKSSKDKNPSDLGSKEGADKRKRSRVTDKVLTANSNPSSPSAAKRRRT